Proteins found in one Triticum aestivum cultivar Chinese Spring chromosome 4D, IWGSC CS RefSeq v2.1, whole genome shotgun sequence genomic segment:
- the LOC123100421 gene encoding LOB domain-containing protein CRL1, giving the protein MSMTGLGSPCGACKFLRRKCARGCVFAPYFCHEQGAAHFAAIHKVFGASNVSKLLAHLPISDRAEAAVTVSYEAQARLRDPVYGCVAHIFALQQQVMTLQAQLASLKAHAPPAPQGMQHQDDVKGYVGGGAADQYAHGGYQWHNGNGVGAAAAQQQCAYGGNGGATAGHDSISALLAGSAASDYMMYHALEQSASDDDGHAAVAAFEVAEQSSFGTEESGWRSSSGYQDCEDLQSVAYAYLNRS; this is encoded by the coding sequence ATGAGCATGACGGGACTTGGGTCGCCGTGCGGAGCGTGCAAGTTCTTGCGGCGCAAGTGCGCGCGCGGGTGCGTCTTTGCGCCCTACTTCTGCCACGAGCAGGGCGCGGCGCACTTCGCCGCCATCCACAAGGTATTCGGCGCCAGCAACGTCTCCAAGCTCCTGGCGCACCTGCCCATCTCCGACCGCGCCGAGGCCGCCGTCACCGTCTCCTACGAGGCGCAGGCCCGCCTGCGCGACCCCGTCTACGGCTGCGTCGCACACATCTTCGCGCTCCAGCAGCAGGTCATGACCCTGCAGGCGCAGCTCGCCTCGCTCAAGGCGCACGCCCCGCCGGCGCCGCAAGGGATGCAGCACCAGGACGACGTCAAAGGCTACgtgggaggcggcgcggcggatcAGTACGCGCACGGCGGCTACCAATGGCACAACGGCAACGGCGtgggcgcggcggccgcgcagcaGCAGTGCGcgtacggcggcaacggtggcgcCACGGCCGGGCACGACTCCATCAGCGCGCTGCTGGCCGGTTCGGCGGCGTCGGACTACATGATGTACCACGCGCTGGAGCAGTCGGCGTCGGACGACGACGGGCATGCCGCGGTGGCGGCCTTCGAGGTGGCGGAGCAGTCGTCGTTCGGGACGGAGGAGAGCGGGTGGAGGTCGTCGTCGGGGTACCAAGACTGCGAGGACCTGCAGAGCGTGGCGTATGCGTACCTAAATCGCTCGTAA